The Apium graveolens cultivar Ventura chromosome 6, ASM990537v1, whole genome shotgun sequence genome contains a region encoding:
- the LOC141664829 gene encoding protein FAR1-RELATED SEQUENCE 4-like translates to MNLIKRERHVTAAQKNLIKSFHVSGIAPRQQMNIFGKMHGGEEQVGFHAQHLRNVMRDFIKDNLGVNDAQAGLDLLHRYAMSFVPFIGMNHHYQSVLFGFALMRDELKTTFEWVLGTWLEAIEGKAHLAIITDQDQAMAGEI, encoded by the exons ATGAATTTGATTAAAAGGGAGCGACATGTAACCGCCGCCCAAAAGAATTTAATTAAGAGTTTCCATGTTTCGGGTATTGCGCCTAGACAACAAATGAATATATTTGGAAAAATGCACGGAGGAGAGGAGCAAGTAGGGTTTCATGCCCAACACTTGAGAAATGTCATGCGagattttataaaagataatttgGGTGTGAATGATGCGCAAGCGGGATTGGATTTGTTACATAG GTATGCTATGTCATTTGTGCCGTTCATTGGGATGAATCATCATTATCAATCGGTTCTCTTTGGATTTGCACTAATGCGTGATGAATTGAAGACTACATTTGAGTGGGTTTTGGGTACTTGGTTAGAGGCCATTGAAGGAAAAGCACATTTGGCTATTATCACCGATCAAGATCAAGCGATGGCGGGGGAAATTTAA
- the LOC141664830 gene encoding protein FAR1-RELATED SEQUENCE 3-like: MPLPFIRKRCKKFQDQLVEATKYFVEKDRDRSLEDAEDTYYKYYRPLMVESKRTTYLVTFNKLSFQGSCICRMFEHSGMSCRHIIVVLTKRCVAELPEHFVKWRWIRDANRVDGVLSYHMPEDDASSHDLTPTERFNNMTLLTMGFSHSCMASKERYEYAVRVINRETEIIEKMPVHGVESVGSEFDTKITQESGEKLHETILDPVVSKTKGRKKEHRIKSPIEELAKKKRKCEHCNIEGHDARKCLVKLEELRKSQSGQL, from the coding sequence ATGCCGCTTCCATTTATACGAAAGAGATGTAAAAAATTTCAAGACCAATTGGTTGAGGCCACAAAGTACTTTGTGGAAAAGGATAGAGACCGTTCCTTAGAAGATGCGGAGGATACGTACTACAAATATTATCGACCATTAATGGTTGAGTCTAAGAGAACCACTTATCTCGTTACCTTCAACAAGTTATCATTTCAGGGTTCTTGTATATGTAGAATGTTTGAGCATTCGGGCATGTCGTGTCGTCATATTATTGTCGTGTTGACAAAGAGGTGCGTGGCCGAATTACCGGAACATTTTGTGAAATGGAGGTGGATTAGGGAtgccaatagagttgatggtgtgtTGTCATATCACATGCCCGAAGATGATGCCTCATCCCATGATTTGACTCCAACGGAAAGATTTAATAACATGACTTTACTCACTATGGGGTTTAGTCATAGTTGCATGGCATCGAAGGAACGTTATGAGTATGCCGTGAGAGTTATTAATCGAGAGACCGAAATTATTGAGAAAATGCCCGTTCATGGGGTGGAAAGTGTTGGAAGTGAATTTGATACCAAAATTACTCAAGAAAGTGGAGAGAAGTTGCATGAAACTATTCTTGATCCCGTTGTTTCGAAAACCAAAGGGCGCAAAAAAGAGCACCGAATTAAAAGTCCCATTGAAGAACTTGCAAAGAAAAAAAGGAAATGCGAACATTGCAACATTGAGGGACATGATGCTAGAAAATGTTTAGTGAAATTGGAAGAATTGAGAAAAAGTCAAAGTGGCCAATTGtaa